In a genomic window of Narcine bancroftii isolate sNarBan1 chromosome 7, sNarBan1.hap1, whole genome shotgun sequence:
- the jagn1a gene encoding protein jagunal homolog 1-A isoform X5 — protein MASRVGPRATGTDGSDFRHREKVASHYQMSVTLKHEIKKLIIAHLVIWTVLTLQVIVSHMKLVSHDLIAMPYQWEYPYLLSIIPSIFGFVSFPRNNISYLVLSMISTGLFSIAPLIYGSMEMFPMAQQLYRHGKAYRFIFGFSAVAVMYLVLVIAVQVHGWQIYYSKKLLDSWFTSTQEKKKK, from the exons ATGGCATCTCGTGTTGGTCCCCGTGCCACAGGAACAGATGGCAGTGACTTCCGCCATAGAGAGAAAGTAGCTTCACACTATCAGATGag TGTAACTCTGAAGCACGAGATCAAAAAGCTGATCATTGCTCATTTGGTAATCTGGACAGTGCTCACTCTACAGGTTATTGTCAGTCACATGAAGTTAGTGTCACATGACCTGATAGCCATGCCATACCAATGGGAATACCCATATCTGCTGAGCATCATACCATCTAtctttggttttgtatctttcccACGCAACAATATAAGTTACCTTGTGCTTTCTATGATTAGTACAGGCCTCTTCTCCATTGCCCCTCTCATTTATGGCAGCATGGAGATGTTCCCCATGGCACAGCAGTTGTACCGGCATGGAAAGGCCTACCGCTTCATCTTTGGCTTTTCTGCTGTAGCTGTCATGTACTTGGTCTTAGTTATTGCAGTGCAAGTCCATGGCTGGCAAATCTATTACAGCAAAAAATTACTGGATTCTTGGTTTACCTCCACacaggaaaagaagaagaaatag